One region of Halodesulfovibrio sp. MK-HDV genomic DNA includes:
- a CDS encoding FAD-dependent oxidoreductase, which yields MNSMNYQYDVAVVGAGPAGIASACSMSELGLRVLVLDEQARPGGQIYRNIEKAPESRCKLLGSDYTKGACLVNQLRSADLDYRSEAAVWQVEPDGTVFFSHKGESHCVKVERIVVATGAMERPVPFSGWTLPGVMGAGAANNLYKDSGLKPSGKVVIAGSGPLLLLEACQLASSGVEISAILETASAYPSLEALAQLPSALRRADYLVKGVKMLWDIKRTGVPHLKNVKEVRAHGDDKLSKVTAMQNGKAVSFDADSLLVHFGVIPNTAMFSQLGCRHEWDNVQRYWYPVTDTWGRTSLERVFAAGDGTFVHGAGAAELKGRLTALEVAHSVGKLSLSQRDEQAERIQKKLARELSPRPFIDAMFAPDIDACAFDDETLVCRCEHVTVVQIKDAVRQGCTNPNDIKALVRSGMGPCQGRMCGNAIVELLSILTSGKPSDAERLRIRPPLKNVSMQEMASMRFEGGE from the coding sequence ATGAATAGTATGAACTATCAATATGATGTTGCCGTTGTGGGGGCAGGCCCCGCAGGAATAGCAAGTGCTTGTTCTATGTCAGAACTTGGATTGAGAGTGTTGGTGCTTGATGAACAGGCTCGTCCGGGTGGGCAAATTTATAGAAATATCGAGAAGGCTCCAGAATCTCGCTGTAAATTGCTCGGTAGTGATTACACCAAAGGAGCATGTCTTGTTAACCAGCTTCGTTCTGCTGATCTGGATTATCGTTCAGAGGCGGCAGTGTGGCAGGTAGAGCCGGATGGTACTGTTTTTTTCTCTCACAAGGGAGAGTCACATTGCGTTAAGGTTGAACGAATAGTTGTTGCGACAGGAGCCATGGAGCGTCCTGTACCGTTTTCAGGATGGACTCTTCCCGGTGTGATGGGGGCAGGTGCTGCAAATAACTTATACAAAGATTCCGGCTTAAAGCCTTCCGGTAAAGTCGTGATTGCCGGTAGTGGGCCTTTGCTGCTTCTGGAAGCATGTCAGCTTGCCAGCAGTGGTGTAGAAATTTCTGCCATCCTTGAAACGGCCTCCGCATACCCTTCTCTCGAGGCTCTCGCACAGCTCCCTTCCGCTTTACGCCGTGCAGATTATCTCGTGAAGGGGGTCAAGATGTTGTGGGACATCAAACGCACTGGTGTCCCTCACTTGAAGAATGTGAAAGAGGTTCGAGCTCATGGTGACGATAAACTCTCCAAAGTGACAGCCATGCAAAATGGCAAAGCTGTGAGTTTTGATGCGGACTCGCTACTTGTCCATTTTGGCGTGATTCCGAATACAGCAATGTTTAGCCAGCTTGGTTGTCGTCATGAATGGGACAATGTGCAGCGCTATTGGTATCCTGTCACAGATACTTGGGGGCGTACCAGCCTTGAACGTGTTTTTGCAGCAGGAGATGGAACATTTGTTCACGGAGCTGGTGCTGCAGAGTTAAAAGGCCGTCTGACAGCGTTGGAAGTGGCTCATTCTGTAGGCAAGTTGTCTCTTAGCCAGCGAGATGAGCAAGCAGAGCGGATTCAAAAGAAACTTGCACGTGAGTTATCTCCTCGCCCGTTTATTGATGCCATGTTTGCGCCGGATATTGATGCGTGTGCATTCGATGATGAGACTCTAGTGTGTCGTTGTGAACACGTGACAGTTGTTCAGATTAAAGATGCGGTACGTCAAGGGTGCACTAACCCTAATGACATAAAAGCATTGGTTCGCAGTGGCATGGGGCCGTGTCAGGGACGTATGTGTGGCAATGCAATTGTAGAGCTTTTAAGCATTCTGACATCGGGGAAACCTTCTGATGCAGAGAGGTTGCGTATCAGGCCTCCTTTGAAAAATGTTTCAATGCAGGAAATGGCATCCATGCGTTTTGAAGGGGGTGAATAA
- a CDS encoding FAD-binding oxidoreductase, which yields MSRADVLIIGGGLMGLATAMELGRAGKKVILLEKDTVGRHASGVNAGGVRRLNRHVAEIPMTLESQEMWATMEKYIGCDCTFTTTGQILAANCDEEIELLKKRAKTTSDLGYNHEELIDEKELRKLVPAIADDFIGGLISRKDGHALPYKACRAYQQSALKAGVIIEEHTKVLNVSQNGSGFTVTTANGKIYEGELLLNCAGAWGAKVAALLGEIIPMEPVALSMMVTARMPKFITPVVSGFFRSLSFKQMTNGTVVVGGARRAFITDDEQTRINTEQMHGSAQTVVDFFPIMKDASIVRWWAGFEGMISDKLPIIGEAANTPGFFHTCGFSTHGFQLAPIVGKLMAETLQGKTPRLSLEAFRSDRETLFHKDNDAPKKKGAWQ from the coding sequence ATGTCACGCGCTGATGTTCTTATTATTGGTGGTGGGCTTATGGGGCTGGCAACAGCTATGGAGCTTGGTCGCGCTGGAAAGAAAGTTATTCTTCTCGAAAAAGATACTGTTGGCCGTCATGCCTCTGGAGTGAATGCTGGGGGTGTCCGTCGTCTTAATCGTCATGTTGCCGAAATTCCAATGACGCTGGAGTCACAGGAAATGTGGGCAACTATGGAAAAGTATATTGGATGTGATTGCACCTTCACTACTACAGGTCAGATTCTTGCTGCCAATTGTGATGAAGAAATCGAGTTGCTGAAGAAGCGTGCAAAAACGACGAGCGATCTTGGATACAACCATGAGGAGTTAATTGACGAAAAAGAGCTTCGCAAACTTGTTCCCGCCATTGCCGATGATTTTATTGGTGGTCTTATTTCTAGAAAAGACGGTCATGCATTGCCGTATAAGGCTTGTCGGGCGTATCAGCAGAGTGCTTTGAAAGCAGGTGTCATTATTGAAGAGCACACTAAAGTGCTTAATGTTTCTCAAAATGGTTCGGGTTTTACCGTTACGACAGCTAATGGAAAAATTTATGAAGGCGAGTTGCTTTTAAACTGCGCAGGAGCGTGGGGAGCAAAGGTGGCAGCCCTTTTGGGAGAGATAATTCCAATGGAGCCAGTTGCGCTTTCTATGATGGTTACCGCCAGGATGCCGAAATTTATTACACCTGTTGTTTCCGGTTTTTTCCGATCCCTGTCATTTAAGCAGATGACAAATGGCACTGTGGTTGTAGGCGGTGCGCGTCGTGCTTTCATCACTGACGATGAACAGACAAGAATTAATACAGAGCAGATGCATGGCTCTGCGCAGACGGTTGTAGATTTCTTCCCGATTATGAAAGATGCGAGCATTGTTCGCTGGTGGGCAGGATTCGAAGGAATGATTTCTGATAAACTGCCTATTATTGGTGAAGCTGCAAACACTCCTGGCTTTTTCCACACTTGCGGCTTCTCTACTCATGGATTTCAACTTGCTCCGATTGTAGGCAAGCTGATGGCAGAAACACTTCAGGGGAAAACACCACGTTTATCTCTTGAAGCATTTAGATCGGATCGCGAAACTTTGTTCCATAAAGATAATGACGCACCGAAGAAAAAGGGTGCATGGCAATAA
- a CDS encoding RidA family protein, giving the protein MTITRMEIGTRMSRIVINNGTIYLCGQVPDNTDEGIQAQTANMLAKVEELLQQAGSDIEHILSATLYVRDMKDFAAMNEIWDAWVPEGHAPARACVEARLARPELLCEVSIVAAQK; this is encoded by the coding sequence ATGACTATTACACGTATGGAAATCGGTACTCGCATGAGTAGAATTGTTATTAACAATGGAACAATTTATTTGTGTGGTCAGGTACCCGACAATACTGATGAGGGTATCCAAGCTCAGACTGCCAACATGCTTGCAAAAGTCGAAGAGCTTTTGCAGCAGGCAGGTAGTGATATTGAGCATATTCTTTCCGCAACGCTATATGTTCGCGACATGAAAGATTTTGCTGCAATGAACGAAATTTGGGATGCATGGGTTCCTGAAGGCCATGCTCCTGCACGTGCATGTGTTGAGGCCCGTCTGGCTCGTCCGGAACTGCTTTGCGAAGTTTCTATTGTAGCAGCTCAAAAATAA
- a CDS encoding lipopolysaccharide biosynthesis protein, which translates to MRGKMLLPNLENNLLNLFKKNDSHFSVVLRGSAYALFAKILIIAFGFLNNILVARYYGAELIGILSIVQTLLTLLSLLALIGFNQSVLAIIPKESIESRYFPFPFIVKVAAFVISTSFVLSCLTYLGLNVWEVLEQKIQLETAIQVGSFFIVIYALRALFLSFFRAIGAIKLFTILQLVTPISNFCILLIIIIYSFSGLWVVLCAFDFCCYCFSCSPAVLFVFISSGTS; encoded by the coding sequence GTGCGCGGAAAAATGTTACTCCCCAATTTGGAAAATAATTTGCTAAATTTGTTTAAGAAAAATGATAGTCACTTTTCTGTAGTTCTACGGGGATCTGCTTATGCGCTTTTTGCAAAGATACTGATTATCGCATTTGGTTTTCTAAATAATATTCTTGTAGCAAGGTATTATGGTGCAGAACTCATTGGTATTTTGAGTATTGTCCAAACCCTACTTACGTTATTGTCCCTTTTAGCCTTGATTGGGTTTAATCAGTCTGTTTTAGCAATCATCCCAAAGGAAAGCATTGAAAGCAGGTACTTCCCATTTCCTTTCATCGTTAAGGTTGCAGCCTTTGTTATATCAACTTCTTTTGTGCTGTCTTGTCTTACTTATTTAGGGCTAAATGTCTGGGAGGTGCTTGAACAAAAAATTCAATTAGAGACAGCAATACAAGTTGGATCATTTTTTATTGTAATCTATGCACTTCGTGCTTTATTTTTAAGTTTTTTTAGAGCGATTGGAGCCATTAAACTTTTTACAATACTTCAACTTGTAACTCCAATTTCCAATTTCTGTATTTTACTCATCATCATTATTTATTCTTTTAGTGGGTTGTGGGTTGTTTTATGCGCGTTTGATTTCTGCTGTTATTGCTTTAGTTGTAGCCCTGCTGTTCTTTTTGTATTTATTTCGTCGGGTACGTCGTGA
- a CDS encoding lipopolysaccharide biosynthesis protein has product MFYARLISAVIALVVALLFFLYLFRRVRREEESRGTSIDFCSLLKKSLPLCGVSLLVFSTSKISILIYSLFATEENVGYYSVAVNTAILINVALGCVNSMVAPKFAELHARMDYSSLFSVGIKTTRLICIATIPLTIVLLLFGKILLEILYGMDFSVAYFPMVILAIGNCLNAIAGPNDIFLQMTGDQGRLNKMMWIGFAASLVFYVPFIYWWGSIGAALAVLVGQCVWNYLAHLFILKKYKNSLMLFYSSK; this is encoded by the coding sequence TTGTTTTATGCGCGTTTGATTTCTGCTGTTATTGCTTTAGTTGTAGCCCTGCTGTTCTTTTTGTATTTATTTCGTCGGGTACGTCGTGAAGAAGAAAGCAGAGGAACTTCTATAGATTTTTGTTCTCTTTTGAAGAAGTCACTTCCTTTATGTGGTGTCAGCTTGCTTGTCTTTTCAACAAGTAAAATTAGTATTCTTATTTACAGTCTTTTTGCTACAGAAGAAAATGTTGGTTATTATAGTGTTGCTGTTAATACAGCCATTTTGATTAACGTAGCATTAGGGTGTGTGAATAGTATGGTTGCACCAAAATTTGCGGAATTGCATGCCCGCATGGATTATAGCTCTCTATTTTCTGTAGGAATTAAGACCACGCGATTAATTTGTATTGCAACAATACCTCTGACGATAGTGTTGCTTCTTTTTGGGAAAATTCTTTTAGAAATTCTTTATGGTATGGACTTTAGCGTTGCATATTTTCCAATGGTTATTTTGGCGATTGGGAATTGTTTAAATGCCATAGCCGGCCCAAATGATATTTTTTTACAAATGACTGGTGATCAAGGCCGGCTAAATAAAATGATGTGGATTGGCTTTGCTGCTTCTCTAGTTTTCTATGTACCGTTTATTTATTGGTGGGGAAGTATTGGGGCTGCTTTAGCCGTGCTTGTAGGACAGTGTGTCTGGAATTATTTAGCCCATTTATTTATTCTAAAGAAATATAAAAATAGTTTGATGCTGTTTTATTCATCGAAGTAA
- a CDS encoding O-antigen ligase family protein produces the protein MLYSFYCLLLGIVLLPLKKVLFLPVVEYKILLADLFFLLSGCIVVFETEVRERIIQLRYFLVVVFFFLFWATLSSLISIEPFSTAVFTQLEILALCYDVGLLLLVFVVANSPQKLFYALLGWVFAILLSNLLAIYSLVTVPSWGFSYGILIGSFVGANQPQIILLPLLPLLIFVGVLKDVHLSIRLTSIFLSCSSVLFVLISGSRSGFFMLALEWICCLFVYWGVIKRRFSYSSITFWGQQATYALLLLVVLLFGTELSQTYEPFAGLKRVNRTFDRVFFLKYNKPVKRLTATHYDRISSGRISIIKAGYSSFKKNIFMGYGLQGTRLLKGAHNHEMHCSYLVLLFETGVIGLFLGLLMMYLALRRVQIVLKSGANSVETLVLYSLLIGLASLALYNVFTNGLRQREMWILFGVLLSLSYVGESVSERNDSDTNLNDYIIVRG, from the coding sequence GTGTTGTATTCATTTTATTGCTTGCTTCTTGGAATCGTTCTTCTTCCGCTGAAAAAAGTCCTCTTCTTACCAGTTGTTGAATATAAAATTTTATTGGCAGATCTTTTTTTCCTTCTTTCAGGTTGTATTGTTGTTTTCGAAACGGAAGTAAGGGAGCGGATTATACAACTGCGATATTTTCTTGTTGTAGTTTTTTTCTTTCTTTTTTGGGCGACGTTGAGCTCGCTGATATCTATTGAACCTTTCTCTACGGCTGTGTTTACTCAACTGGAAATTCTAGCTTTATGTTATGATGTCGGATTGCTGTTGTTAGTTTTTGTTGTTGCTAATTCACCACAGAAACTTTTTTACGCCCTGCTAGGATGGGTATTCGCAATTCTTCTAAGTAATCTTTTGGCCATTTATTCTTTGGTAACTGTGCCCAGTTGGGGGTTTTCATATGGGATCCTTATAGGGAGCTTTGTCGGAGCAAATCAGCCTCAAATTATCTTATTGCCGTTGTTGCCATTATTGATATTTGTCGGGGTGTTAAAAGATGTACATCTTTCAATTCGGTTAACTTCAATCTTTTTATCCTGCAGTAGCGTGTTGTTTGTGCTTATTTCTGGGAGCCGATCCGGATTTTTTATGCTTGCATTAGAATGGATTTGCTGTCTTTTCGTGTATTGGGGAGTGATTAAGCGACGTTTTTCTTATTCTTCAATTACTTTTTGGGGGCAGCAAGCAACCTACGCTTTGTTGCTACTTGTTGTATTGCTATTTGGTACAGAGTTGTCACAAACCTATGAACCTTTTGCGGGATTGAAGCGTGTTAATAGAACGTTTGATAGAGTTTTTTTTCTTAAATATAATAAGCCGGTAAAGAGACTGACTGCAACGCATTATGATCGCATTAGTAGTGGGCGAATTAGTATTATTAAAGCTGGTTATTCATCGTTTAAGAAAAACATTTTTATGGGTTATGGCCTCCAAGGAACACGCCTGTTAAAAGGTGCTCATAATCATGAAATGCATTGTAGTTATTTAGTTTTGCTTTTCGAAACAGGTGTTATAGGCCTATTCCTTGGACTCTTGATGATGTATTTGGCGTTGAGGCGTGTTCAGATTGTATTAAAGAGTGGAGCTAATTCAGTTGAGACCCTTGTGTTGTATTCTTTACTTATTGGGTTAGCTAGCTTAGCTCTTTACAATGTCTTTACAAACGGCTTGCGGCAACGCGAGATGTGGATACTTTTTGGAGTGTTGCTATCATTATCATACGTTGGGGAAAGTGTTAGTGAACGAAATGATAGTGATACGAACTTGAATGATTACATTATTGTAAGAGGTTAG
- a CDS encoding glycosyltransferase family 4 protein: protein MKKVMIVGGEDLSLRLPYMQQLVESNFSITAVGSQDEKAFVASGIPYIKYALNRWVNPLDDLKTIFQLRKIIIQVQPDIVHGFDTKPALYSLCASMFLPVKAGRTINGTGQIFSEASFKNKILRYVFWLLQTIFSWKSAFTIFQNSYDKAMFEAVPTINNSQNFLIQGSGIDCNSLPVKKDYKSNIKQIILVSRMLKNKGIYEFLQAARSIKKKYKNCRFLLIGPLSTEGEYAVPIKDIESYSADVEYLGQRSDVKNIMFLSDLMVLPTSYREGVPRVLLEAGGIGLPLLTTDMPGCSDLVTNGENGWLVAPQRVDELTESLESFLTTSSEELKRMGQVNVALVRDKYSMEVVLAKSIAVYSSLF, encoded by the coding sequence ATGAAGAAAGTTATGATTGTTGGAGGGGAGGATTTAAGTCTTCGTCTTCCTTACATGCAGCAGCTAGTAGAGAGTAATTTTTCTATTACTGCTGTTGGTAGCCAGGATGAAAAAGCATTTGTTGCATCAGGTATCCCATATATTAAGTATGCATTAAATAGATGGGTTAATCCGTTGGATGATCTGAAAACGATATTTCAGTTACGAAAAATTATTATTCAAGTTCAGCCTGATATCGTCCACGGTTTTGATACGAAACCCGCGTTATATAGTCTTTGTGCATCCATGTTTTTGCCAGTTAAGGCTGGACGAACAATAAATGGAACAGGGCAAATTTTTTCAGAAGCATCGTTTAAAAATAAAATTTTGCGGTATGTTTTTTGGTTGTTACAAACTATTTTTTCTTGGAAATCTGCATTTACTATCTTCCAAAATAGTTATGATAAAGCAATGTTTGAGGCTGTGCCGACGATAAATAATTCTCAAAATTTTTTGATACAGGGTTCTGGTATTGATTGTAATTCTCTTCCAGTAAAGAAGGATTATAAATCCAATATTAAACAAATAATTCTTGTTTCTAGAATGTTAAAAAATAAAGGCATTTATGAGTTTCTTCAGGCCGCAAGATCAATTAAGAAAAAGTATAAGAATTGTCGCTTTTTGCTTATTGGCCCCTTAAGTACGGAAGGGGAATATGCTGTACCAATTAAAGATATAGAATCATATAGTGCTGATGTTGAGTATTTAGGACAACGTTCTGATGTGAAAAACATTATGTTTCTAAGTGATTTGATGGTGCTTCCGACCTCTTATAGGGAGGGGGTTCCACGTGTATTGCTGGAGGCTGGCGGGATTGGGTTACCATTATTGACGACAGACATGCCTGGTTGTTCAGACTTAGTTACTAATGGTGAAAATGGTTGGTTAGTCGCTCCTCAACGTGTTGATGAGTTGACTGAGAGTCTTGAATCGTTTCTAACCACAAGTTCTGAAGAATTAAAGCGTATGGGACAAGTTAATGTGGCCCTAGTCCGTGACAAATATTCGATGGAAGTAGTGTTGGCTAAAAGTATCGCAGTCTATTCATCTTTATTTTAA
- a CDS encoding DegT/DnrJ/EryC1/StrS aminotransferase family protein, with product MTFIPYSRPVIDEQEIQEVVDTLRSGWLTTGPKVAKFEKDFAKVIGCEHALAVNSATAGLHLALEALGIGGGDKVITTVHTFTASAEVIRYLGGEPVFADINPDTFCIDPDHVERLLKSHGNIKCIIPVHYGGQAADMTAIMALAKKYNVRVLEDAAHALPCTHKGQLIGTIGDVTVFSFYANKTITTGEGGMVATNDAAFASRIKVMRLHGINRDAFDRFTSKTPSWYYEVVAPGYKYNMMDICGALGIHQLQKAYVFQKKRAYIADCYAEAFAALPVEVPTVINSEDYHAWHIYSLRLKLEEITISRDRFIEELAKEGVGTSVHYIPLHRMPYWRDTYQLKDDFFPHSTAVFERIVSLPNFASMTDEDINFVIRAVRNVLDAYKK from the coding sequence ATGACTTTTATTCCATATTCTCGGCCTGTTATTGATGAACAAGAAATACAGGAAGTCGTTGATACATTGCGTTCAGGTTGGCTTACTACTGGGCCTAAAGTTGCTAAGTTTGAAAAAGATTTTGCAAAGGTTATTGGCTGTGAGCATGCTCTTGCTGTAAATTCTGCCACAGCTGGTTTGCATCTAGCTCTGGAGGCTTTAGGTATCGGTGGTGGTGATAAAGTTATTACCACGGTTCATACCTTTACAGCCAGTGCAGAGGTTATACGGTATCTTGGTGGCGAGCCTGTTTTTGCAGACATTAATCCTGATACTTTTTGTATTGATCCAGATCATGTCGAGCGACTCCTGAAGAGCCATGGTAATATTAAGTGTATTATACCTGTTCATTATGGTGGGCAAGCTGCTGATATGACAGCAATTATGGCACTTGCTAAAAAATACAACGTACGTGTTTTAGAAGATGCGGCTCACGCGTTACCATGTACCCATAAGGGGCAACTTATTGGTACTATTGGTGATGTAACGGTATTTAGTTTTTACGCGAATAAAACTATTACCACCGGTGAAGGTGGTATGGTTGCGACGAATGATGCCGCGTTTGCTAGTCGTATTAAGGTAATGCGACTTCATGGTATTAATCGCGACGCATTTGATCGTTTTACTAGTAAAACACCTAGTTGGTATTATGAGGTTGTCGCTCCAGGGTATAAATACAACATGATGGATATTTGCGGCGCTCTGGGGATTCATCAACTTCAAAAAGCATACGTTTTTCAGAAGAAAAGAGCTTATATAGCAGATTGTTATGCAGAAGCTTTTGCAGCTCTGCCTGTAGAAGTTCCAACTGTCATAAATTCAGAAGATTACCATGCATGGCATATTTATTCTCTTCGTTTGAAGTTAGAAGAGATTACGATTTCGCGAGATCGTTTTATTGAAGAATTGGCTAAGGAAGGGGTTGGTACTTCTGTTCATTACATTCCATTGCACAGAATGCCTTATTGGCGTGACACATATCAATTGAAAGATGACTTTTTTCCACACTCGACGGCTGTATTTGAACGTATTGTGAGCCTGCCAAACTTTGCTTCCATGACAGATGAAGACATCAATTTTGTTATTCGTGCGGTGCGAAATGTATTGGATGCGTATAAAAAATGA
- a CDS encoding sugar transferase, whose amino-acid sequence MMKRLFDILFSLGGLVALSPILFIVSAIIKMTSPGPVFFCQTRVGIKGIPFSIYKFRTMIPKAEQHGLKITVGCDPRITRVGAFLRKTKLDEFPQLVNVFMGDMSIVGPRPEVQEFINEYPKDVSDKILSVRPGITDLASIELSDEASLLEGKADPRQTYIDEIMPIKAKYYLSYVAHNSFCNDLFIIWATIKKVIRQALV is encoded by the coding sequence ATGATGAAACGATTATTTGATATTTTGTTTTCGCTCGGAGGGCTTGTTGCATTGTCTCCAATCCTTTTCATAGTTTCAGCCATAATCAAGATGACTAGCCCTGGTCCTGTATTTTTTTGTCAGACTAGAGTTGGCATTAAGGGAATCCCGTTTAGTATTTATAAGTTCCGAACAATGATTCCCAAAGCGGAACAGCATGGATTAAAAATTACTGTGGGGTGTGATCCACGTATTACACGTGTCGGTGCTTTTTTGCGTAAAACAAAGCTGGATGAGTTTCCACAACTCGTAAATGTTTTTATGGGAGATATGAGCATTGTTGGGCCACGCCCTGAAGTTCAAGAATTTATTAATGAATATCCAAAAGATGTGAGCGACAAAATTCTTTCTGTACGCCCTGGTATCACAGATCTCGCATCTATTGAATTATCTGATGAAGCTAGTTTGTTGGAAGGGAAAGCGGATCCGCGGCAAACTTATATTGATGAAATAATGCCTATAAAAGCAAAGTATTACTTGAGTTATGTGGCTCACAATTCATTCTGCAATGATCTTTTTATTATTTGGGCAACAATAAAGAAGGTTATTAGACAGGCATTGGTATAA
- a CDS encoding nucleoside-diphosphate sugar epimerase/dehydratase: protein MLPQVTIKLLALTRFQKKVLMLLIDLMLIPIALWGAMGLRFGELWPSSIEDLPLAIGLVTIGSLVIFIWLGLYRAVVHFMGINAIRTILLGVSCSSFFLLLVVFIFRIEALPRSVPFIYALLLFVLVGGSRWAVRSLYQHLRFKQNAKEPVIIYGAGEAGVQLAKSLIAGEDFFPCAFLDDNKVLQGCIVHGIKVYGLDKLSQAIALTGASRVLLAAPSSTQAQRRIMLDKLDGYPLRVQSIPPLEAIVSGKALLEQLEDIDVEDLLGRDSVAPREQLFSACIKNKNVLVTGAGGSIGSELCRQILCAEPTTLVLYELTELALYTIDQELRGALKELNCSDVMIIPLLGSVCDRGRLDELFALYDIQTVYHAAAYKHVPLVEGNIFQGIKNNVFGTKTLAEAAQCAGVRNFVLISTDKAVRPTNVMGATKRAAELVLQAMAEKDSCTVFSMVRFGNVLGSSGSVVPLFRKQIASGGPITVTHEDITRYFMTIPEAAQLVIQAGALGTGGDVFVLDMGDSVKIIDMARRMILLSGKTVKDTDHPNGDVAISVVGLRPGEKLYEELLVGDNVQSTEHPKIKQAHESYISLETLVEKLLLFKSLEVKNDCAAARALLQAIVVGFNPSSPIVDYLNRPVNQVAS, encoded by the coding sequence ATGTTACCCCAAGTTACTATTAAGCTTTTAGCGTTAACTCGATTTCAAAAAAAAGTTTTAATGCTGTTGATTGACTTAATGTTGATCCCAATTGCCCTATGGGGCGCGATGGGGCTGCGTTTTGGTGAACTTTGGCCGTCTTCTATTGAAGACTTGCCTCTTGCAATTGGGTTGGTAACAATTGGGAGCTTAGTAATTTTCATTTGGTTGGGACTATATCGAGCCGTAGTTCACTTTATGGGAATCAATGCAATTCGAACAATTCTACTTGGCGTATCTTGTTCAAGTTTTTTTCTATTGTTAGTAGTATTTATTTTTCGAATTGAGGCATTGCCTCGCTCTGTACCTTTTATTTATGCGCTATTGTTGTTTGTCTTGGTTGGTGGAAGCCGATGGGCTGTGCGTAGCCTTTATCAACACTTGCGTTTTAAACAAAATGCTAAAGAGCCAGTGATCATTTATGGTGCTGGAGAGGCTGGAGTTCAGTTAGCGAAAAGCTTAATAGCTGGTGAAGATTTTTTTCCGTGTGCATTTTTGGATGATAATAAGGTTCTTCAAGGGTGTATCGTTCATGGGATAAAAGTCTATGGACTTGATAAGCTGTCACAGGCGATAGCCTTAACAGGAGCCTCCCGAGTATTGCTTGCAGCACCGAGTTCGACTCAAGCTCAGCGTCGTATAATGCTAGACAAGCTTGATGGATATCCTTTGCGTGTACAATCAATTCCACCGTTAGAAGCAATAGTTTCTGGAAAGGCCTTATTAGAGCAGCTTGAGGATATTGACGTTGAAGATTTACTAGGCCGTGATTCTGTTGCTCCAAGAGAACAACTTTTTTCAGCGTGTATTAAAAACAAAAATGTATTGGTCACTGGAGCTGGTGGGTCTATCGGTTCGGAATTATGCCGCCAGATTCTTTGTGCAGAGCCCACGACATTAGTGTTATATGAATTGACTGAACTGGCTTTATATACAATTGATCAAGAACTTCGGGGTGCTTTAAAAGAACTAAATTGTTCCGACGTAATGATAATACCATTATTAGGCTCAGTTTGCGATCGTGGGCGCCTTGATGAGTTATTTGCACTTTATGATATTCAGACGGTATATCATGCCGCAGCGTATAAACATGTTCCACTAGTAGAGGGCAATATTTTTCAGGGAATCAAAAATAATGTTTTTGGCACTAAGACGCTTGCAGAGGCTGCTCAATGTGCCGGAGTTAGAAATTTTGTTTTGATATCTACTGATAAAGCGGTTCGCCCGACAAACGTAATGGGGGCAACAAAACGTGCCGCAGAGCTTGTGCTGCAAGCAATGGCTGAAAAAGACTCTTGTACTGTGTTCAGTATGGTTCGATTTGGGAACGTGCTTGGGTCTTCTGGTTCTGTTGTGCCACTTTTCCGTAAGCAGATTGCTAGTGGTGGGCCAATTACCGTCACTCATGAAGATATCACTCGATATTTTATGACTATTCCTGAAGCTGCCCAGCTGGTAATTCAAGCCGGTGCATTAGGAACAGGTGGTGATGTTTTCGTTTTGGATATGGGGGACTCTGTTAAGATCATTGATATGGCGCGCAGAATGATTTTACTTTCTGGTAAAACAGTTAAAGACACAGATCATCCTAACGGTGATGTAGCAATTTCTGTTGTTGGTCTTAGACCTGGTGAAAAGTTGTACGAGGAGTTGCTTGTTGGGGATAATGTTCAGTCAACTGAACATCCTAAAATTAAACAAGCCCATGAAAGCTATATCTCTTTAGAAACATTAGTGGAAAAACTTTTGTTGTTTAAATCTCTTGAAGTTAAGAATGATTGTGCTGCTGCGCGTGCATTACTTCAGGCTATCGTAGTAGGCTTTAATCCGAGTTCCCCTATCGTTGATTACCTTAATCGGCCTGTTAATCAAGTAGCATCATAA